One genomic region from Haloprofundus salinisoli encodes:
- a CDS encoding ABC transporter permease produces the protein MSDSSRSLAVRLSDGLGNAVSRLVDWFRKTLRVARWETSRTAGVFDRKTAGAAFVAALLVGAFSAAALSAGGAGVALDENIYRVGIAPDSPYYEAVVESPPLAVHPPDEAALKDGEIDALVRGNTVDPADSERGRAAAAAYRSAVQSYNDRRMLAEENQSAAYPVVVEVRYDDRGEASGGSAATDVDGGVDSSSGDGSSSATGSESGASGAANEPDGADDPRDAEEEGGLAVPDVGGGGALFGGQSSGSPADIAPPFPFGSLVLAFAFLVPVNFVIQSYGSTMLNERINRRGELLLVAPLSPTSIVAGKTLPYALAILGVTTVIAFLVGGGLLSVAAVFPLALAYLAATFVGAMFARSFKELTFVTVAVSVFITTYAFVPAIFTDVTPIALISPLTLVVRDLQGAAVSAGEYAFATGSFYFGSGVLFLLGVGVYREEDLFTQRPVPLKFLDALDSRLSGKRSVAVLSALFIPFVFVAELLTVAVLFALPIQLSMPLLLASIAAVEELAKSVHVYAGFEKNRFERSVPTAVALGSLSAVGFFVGEKVTAVVQLVGLPELALGQAAFAPSGIPGIGGAGALALLLAPLLLHVVTASLTAVGASKNRLHYAAALVVAVAVHTFYNLAVVVALA, from the coding sequence GTGAGCGATTCGTCGAGGAGCCTCGCTGTCCGGCTCTCGGACGGACTCGGGAACGCGGTCAGTCGACTCGTCGACTGGTTCCGGAAGACGCTCAGAGTCGCCCGCTGGGAGACCTCCAGAACGGCGGGCGTCTTCGATCGTAAGACCGCCGGTGCGGCGTTCGTCGCCGCGCTCCTCGTGGGCGCGTTCAGCGCCGCCGCGCTCTCGGCGGGCGGCGCGGGCGTCGCCCTCGACGAGAACATCTACCGCGTCGGCATCGCGCCCGACAGCCCCTACTACGAAGCGGTGGTCGAGAGTCCCCCGCTCGCGGTGCATCCGCCCGACGAGGCGGCGCTGAAAGACGGCGAGATAGATGCGTTGGTCCGAGGCAACACAGTCGACCCCGCCGACTCCGAGCGCGGCCGCGCGGCCGCCGCCGCCTACCGCTCGGCGGTGCAGTCGTACAACGACCGCCGGATGCTCGCCGAGGAGAACCAGTCGGCGGCGTACCCCGTCGTCGTCGAGGTACGCTACGACGACCGCGGGGAGGCGTCGGGCGGGTCGGCGGCGACGGACGTCGACGGCGGTGTCGACTCGTCAAGTGGTGACGGTTCGTCGTCGGCCACCGGCAGTGAGTCGGGTGCTTCGGGCGCGGCGAACGAACCTGACGGAGCCGACGATCCGAGGGACGCCGAGGAGGAGGGGGGCCTCGCAGTTCCCGACGTCGGCGGCGGCGGTGCCCTCTTCGGCGGCCAGAGCTCCGGGTCGCCCGCGGACATCGCGCCGCCGTTTCCGTTCGGGTCGCTCGTGCTCGCGTTCGCCTTCCTCGTCCCGGTGAACTTCGTCATCCAGTCGTACGGCAGTACGATGCTGAACGAGCGCATCAACCGCCGCGGCGAACTCCTACTCGTCGCGCCGCTGTCGCCGACGAGCATCGTCGCCGGGAAGACGCTCCCGTACGCGCTGGCGATTCTCGGCGTGACGACGGTCATCGCGTTTCTCGTCGGCGGGGGGCTCCTCTCGGTCGCCGCGGTGTTCCCGCTGGCGCTGGCGTACCTGGCGGCGACGTTCGTCGGCGCGATGTTCGCGCGGTCTTTCAAGGAGCTCACGTTCGTCACCGTCGCCGTCTCGGTGTTCATCACGACGTACGCGTTCGTCCCGGCCATCTTCACCGACGTGACGCCTATCGCGCTCATCTCGCCGCTGACGCTCGTCGTCCGCGACCTGCAGGGCGCGGCGGTGTCGGCGGGCGAGTACGCCTTCGCCACCGGCTCCTTCTACTTCGGGTCGGGCGTGCTGTTCCTGCTCGGCGTCGGCGTCTACCGCGAGGAGGACCTGTTCACCCAGCGACCGGTGCCGCTGAAGTTCCTCGACGCGCTCGACAGTCGCCTCTCGGGGAAGCGCTCGGTCGCGGTTCTGAGCGCGCTGTTCATCCCGTTCGTCTTCGTCGCCGAGCTGCTCACCGTCGCGGTGCTGTTCGCGCTGCCGATTCAGCTCTCGATGCCGCTTCTCCTGGCATCGATCGCCGCCGTCGAGGAGCTCGCCAAGAGCGTCCACGTCTACGCCGGGTTCGAGAAGAACCGCTTCGAGCGGTCGGTGCCGACGGCGGTCGCGTTGGGTTCGCTCTCGGCCGTCGGCTTCTTCGTCGGCGAGAAGGTGACCGCCGTCGTGCAACTCGTCGGCCTGCCGGAGCTGGCCCTCGGCCAGGCCGCGTTCGCCCCGTCGGGTATCCCCGGAATCGGCGGCGCGGGTGCGCTCGCGCTCTTGTTGGCTCCGCTGCTCCTCCACGTCGTCACGGCGAGTCTCACTGCCGTCGGCGCGAGCAAGAATCGACTCCACTACGCCGCGGCGCTGGTGGTCGCCGTCGCGGTTCACACCTTCTACAACCTCGCGGTGGTGGTCGCCCTTGCGTGA
- a CDS encoding VOC family protein has protein sequence MTDAPPTTGLHHVTNICTDIEETKAFYEDVLGWHTVKMTQNYDDPGTPHYYFSSTPEGEPGTNVTYFEYPDSRGVPGPGASHHFAFGVEDRETIEQWREHLIDHGVRVSQVKNRTYFESIYFTDPDGLVFELATMGPGFAYDEEEPGSGEIDPFEKGYGDN, from the coding sequence ATGACCGACGCACCACCGACCACTGGACTGCACCACGTGACGAACATCTGCACCGACATAGAGGAGACCAAGGCGTTCTACGAGGACGTCCTCGGCTGGCACACGGTGAAGATGACCCAGAACTACGACGACCCGGGGACGCCGCACTACTACTTCTCCTCGACGCCCGAGGGCGAACCGGGAACGAACGTCACCTACTTCGAGTATCCCGACTCCCGCGGGGTGCCCGGTCCGGGAGCGAGCCACCACTTCGCCTTCGGCGTCGAGGACAGAGAGACCATAGAACAGTGGCGCGAACATCTCATCGACCACGGGGTACGCGTCTCGCAGGTGAAAAACCGGACGTACTTCGAGAGCATCTACTTCACCGACCCCGACGGTCTCGTCTTCGAGCTCGCCACGATGGGTCCGGGCTTCGCCTACGACGAGGAAGAGCCGGGTAGCGGCGAAATCGACCCGTTCGAGAAGGGCTACGGGGACAACTGA
- a CDS encoding flavin reductase family protein, which yields MEGAPDAFGSPYRLLAGSVVPRPIAWVSSRNEEGVDNLAPYSFFNVVTPDPPVVMFSPVGVGDDRKDTTKNVLATEEFVVHVVTRDLAEAMNATSATLEHGESEFDHAKLETVEATTIDAARVADAKVAFECRLYDAHEVGRSTMVLGEVVHAHVADELLTDGKMDVTKLDAVGRLSGSQYATTDERFSLERPP from the coding sequence ATGGAGGGCGCTCCCGACGCCTTCGGCTCTCCGTATCGACTGCTCGCGGGGTCGGTCGTCCCGCGCCCCATCGCGTGGGTGAGCAGTCGCAACGAGGAGGGTGTCGACAACCTCGCGCCGTACAGTTTCTTCAACGTCGTCACGCCCGACCCGCCGGTCGTGATGTTCTCGCCGGTCGGCGTCGGCGACGACAGGAAAGACACGACGAAGAACGTCCTCGCCACCGAGGAGTTCGTCGTCCACGTCGTCACCCGCGACCTCGCGGAAGCGATGAACGCGACGAGTGCGACGCTCGAACACGGCGAGAGCGAGTTCGATCACGCGAAGTTGGAGACGGTGGAGGCGACGACTATCGACGCCGCCCGCGTCGCCGACGCGAAAGTGGCCTTCGAGTGCCGCCTCTACGACGCCCACGAGGTCGGGCGGTCGACGATGGTTCTCGGCGAAGTCGTCCACGCCCACGTCGCCGACGAGCTGCTCACCGACGGGAAGATGGACGTGACGAAACTCGACGCCGTGGGACGTCTCTCGGGCAGTCAGTACGCGACGACCGACGAGCGGTTCTCGCTCGAACGGCCGCCGTGA
- a CDS encoding SDR family oxidoreductase, producing MRILIAGSHGGVGKRATDLLSGSDHEVRAMVRDEKQVPEMESYGVETVVADLRSDDDVERAVRDCDGILFAAGSSGEDVEGVDRDGAIRTIDAAETFGASRYVMLSAMNADEPESSPDALGDYLEAKAAADEYLRESDLEHSVVRPGALTDEEGTGRIAAREKLDERGEITRDDVAETLVTAFEADNTVGRTFEILAGDDPIETALENLD from the coding sequence GTGCGAATACTCATCGCTGGCTCCCACGGCGGCGTCGGAAAGCGCGCCACCGACCTCCTGAGCGGCAGTGACCACGAGGTCAGAGCGATGGTCAGAGACGAGAAACAGGTCCCCGAGATGGAGTCGTACGGCGTCGAGACGGTCGTCGCCGACCTCCGGAGCGACGACGACGTAGAGCGCGCAGTCCGCGACTGCGACGGAATACTGTTCGCCGCGGGCTCCAGCGGCGAGGACGTCGAGGGCGTCGACCGCGACGGGGCGATTCGGACGATAGACGCCGCAGAGACGTTCGGCGCGTCGCGCTACGTCATGCTCAGCGCGATGAACGCCGACGAACCGGAGTCCAGTCCCGACGCGCTCGGCGACTATCTGGAGGCGAAGGCCGCGGCCGACGAGTATCTCCGCGAGAGCGACCTCGAACACAGTGTCGTCCGGCCGGGAGCGCTCACCGACGAGGAGGGTACGGGCAGAATCGCCGCACGCGAGAAACTCGACGAACGCGGCGAGATCACCAGAGACGACGTCGCGGAGACGCTCGTCACGGCGTTCGAAGCCGACAACACCGTCGGCAGGACGTTCGAGATTCTCGCCGGCGACGACCCCATCGAGACGGCGCTGGAGAACCTGGACTGA
- a CDS encoding sensor histidine kinase: MTVPLAQTGADRRRVVVLGHGEFADGFVETLRDAAITATHVTEAPSALSALDDGPVDCFVVVAGDSFLTPPAELFSLARRRTTAPGLYVSDETAALPPAVEQVPADATHATTRVRRALLDSAADDVPASTTPDSVGAYGSTLGHELGNQLMKLDFAAESVTDDDQAVRLDRVLSRLRRLADEAEAVGRGTAAPETVELDAVAADAWERVEASDADLAVEADRPLEADPLLLVLFFENVFRNAVRHGGRDVVVRVETTPRGFTVGDDGPGFPEDARLFEWGHTTGNGSGAGLGIVARIADAHGWTVTAYNDGGATLDVRTE; this comes from the coding sequence ATGACAGTGCCGCTCGCACAGACCGGGGCCGACCGACGTCGGGTCGTCGTCCTCGGCCACGGCGAGTTCGCCGACGGGTTCGTGGAGACGCTCCGCGACGCCGCCATCACGGCCACGCACGTCACCGAGGCGCCGTCGGCGCTTTCGGCGCTCGACGACGGACCCGTCGACTGTTTCGTCGTCGTCGCCGGCGACTCGTTTCTGACGCCGCCGGCGGAGTTATTCTCGCTCGCGCGCAGGCGAACGACCGCCCCCGGCCTGTACGTGAGCGACGAGACGGCCGCGCTTCCGCCGGCGGTCGAACAGGTTCCGGCGGACGCGACGCACGCGACGACGCGGGTCCGCCGGGCGTTGCTCGACTCGGCCGCAGACGACGTTCCCGCGTCGACGACCCCCGACTCCGTCGGCGCGTACGGGTCGACGCTCGGCCACGAACTCGGAAACCAGTTGATGAAACTCGACTTCGCGGCGGAGTCGGTGACCGACGACGACCAGGCGGTACGGCTCGACCGGGTGCTCTCGCGCCTCCGACGGCTGGCCGACGAAGCCGAAGCGGTCGGCCGCGGGACCGCCGCGCCGGAGACGGTCGAACTCGACGCCGTCGCGGCCGACGCCTGGGAGCGCGTCGAGGCGTCCGACGCGGACCTCGCCGTCGAGGCCGACCGCCCGCTGGAGGCGGACCCGCTCCTCCTGGTGCTATTCTTCGAGAACGTGTTCAGAAACGCCGTCCGCCACGGCGGCCGGGACGTAGTGGTCCGCGTCGAGACGACGCCGCGGGGGTTCACCGTCGGCGACGACGGCCCCGGCTTCCCCGAGGACGCCCGGCTGTTCGAGTGGGGTCACACCACCGGCAACGGTTCGGGCGCGGGTCTGGGTATCGTCGCCCGCATCGCCGACGCCCACGGCTGGACCGTCACCGCCTACAACGACGGCGGGGCGACGCTCGACGTACGGACCGAGTGA
- a CDS encoding ABC transporter permease: MRDRRLTIARRELSVLRSEKTIVLALLIQLFIAAFSSFLVVGLVSLYDPASADGYEVDVGVSGDARYDLVYAAHSVSGTQPILFDTEAAARQAFDRRQVDAVLHADRRGGRIHVTATVPDDNVRTTVTVTQVRDALRELERRERFERSGSLSTTPLELPDAPASSPYHGFTYTALIPLLLFLPVFISGSLVVDSVTEEFERGTLELLRVAPLSLSDIVDGKLLAAAGLAPAQAALWLAVLSFNGTAVFGAGRLLALVAALAVLAAGLGVVVSLVAAERRTAQLLYSLGVLLAFAGATLSPASPTNVVARLAIGSADATVTLVVAGYVTLALVAYGGVRAAVGRFDATGV, translated from the coding sequence TTGCGTGACCGCCGACTCACGATCGCGCGCCGCGAGCTCTCGGTGCTGCGCTCGGAGAAGACTATCGTGCTGGCGCTTCTCATCCAGCTGTTTATCGCGGCGTTCTCGTCGTTTCTCGTCGTCGGCCTCGTCTCGCTGTACGACCCAGCCAGCGCGGACGGCTACGAAGTCGACGTCGGCGTCTCTGGCGACGCGCGCTACGACCTCGTCTACGCGGCCCACAGCGTGTCGGGGACGCAGCCGATTCTCTTCGACACGGAGGCGGCCGCACGGCAGGCGTTCGACCGTCGGCAGGTCGACGCGGTGCTCCACGCGGACCGCCGCGGCGGGCGGATACACGTCACGGCGACGGTCCCCGACGACAACGTCCGGACGACGGTGACCGTCACGCAGGTGCGCGACGCGCTCCGGGAACTCGAACGCCGCGAGCGGTTCGAGCGCTCGGGGTCGCTGTCGACGACGCCGCTGGAACTGCCGGACGCGCCGGCGTCGAGTCCGTACCACGGCTTCACTTACACGGCGCTGATTCCGCTGTTGCTCTTTCTGCCGGTGTTCATCAGCGGGTCGCTCGTCGTCGACTCGGTGACCGAGGAGTTCGAACGCGGCACGCTCGAACTGCTCCGCGTCGCGCCGCTGTCGCTTTCGGACATCGTCGACGGCAAACTGCTGGCGGCGGCGGGTCTCGCGCCCGCGCAGGCGGCGCTGTGGCTGGCGGTGCTCTCGTTCAACGGCACCGCCGTCTTCGGTGCGGGGCGACTCCTCGCGCTCGTCGCCGCGCTGGCGGTGCTCGCCGCCGGACTGGGCGTCGTCGTCTCGCTCGTCGCCGCCGAGCGCCGGACCGCCCAGTTGCTCTACTCGCTGGGCGTCCTCCTCGCGTTCGCCGGCGCGACGCTCTCTCCCGCCAGTCCCACGAACGTCGTCGCCCGCCTCGCCATCGGCAGCGCGGACGCGACGGTGACGCTCGTCGTCGCGGGCTACGTCACCCTCGCGCTCGTCGCCTACGGCGGCGTTCGGGCGGCCGTCGGTCGGTTCGACGCGACGGGCGTCTGA
- a CDS encoding small ribosomal subunit Rsm22 family protein, translating to MTDREAVVSNAKYLRNVRPIDPEEIAEYIEGYPHPAVVRQTLREEAFDLGLVEREDGTFVPVDDAPAPVRDWRPKALPETYSFAVEDLLVERYGANWHRGASGDELREAVRRLKEDYYYQNDVEYDETAALGYAVYHLADYYAEVGYVLNDLAGNGLLPRTLRVVDVGAGVGGPALGLHDYLGEGSLVDYHAVEPSPAADVLERLLDETNENFRTTVHRETAEAFDLDALGDVDLVLFGNVLSEIDDPVSVVRRYLDALADDGAIVALAPADRNTSIGLREVERAVESEAGATVYSPELRLWPGMTPTDRGWSFDVRLDVELPAFQRRLDEGGAGDGTFTKTSVQFSYSILRKDDRRRVDLRADRSRHARMAEMEAHVTDRIDLLAVKLSHDLADDEGRNPVFKIGDGSQSVDHYAVLTRESALNRELTETEYGAILGFENVLCLWNDDEGAYNLVVDAETVVELVAP from the coding sequence ATGACCGACCGCGAGGCCGTCGTCTCGAACGCGAAGTATCTCAGGAACGTCCGCCCCATCGACCCCGAGGAGATAGCCGAGTATATCGAGGGCTACCCGCACCCGGCCGTCGTCCGACAGACCCTGCGCGAGGAGGCGTTCGACCTCGGACTGGTCGAACGGGAGGACGGCACGTTCGTCCCGGTCGACGACGCGCCCGCTCCGGTCCGCGACTGGCGACCTAAGGCGCTCCCCGAAACGTACTCGTTCGCGGTCGAAGACTTGCTCGTCGAGCGGTACGGGGCGAACTGGCACCGCGGAGCGTCGGGCGACGAACTCCGCGAGGCCGTCCGTCGGCTGAAGGAGGACTACTACTACCAGAACGACGTGGAGTACGACGAGACGGCCGCGCTCGGCTACGCCGTCTACCACCTCGCGGACTACTACGCCGAGGTGGGGTACGTGTTGAACGACCTCGCCGGGAACGGCCTGCTCCCGAGAACACTCCGCGTCGTCGACGTGGGCGCGGGCGTCGGCGGCCCTGCGCTCGGCCTGCACGATTATCTGGGCGAGGGCAGTCTGGTCGATTACCACGCGGTCGAACCGAGTCCCGCCGCCGACGTGCTCGAACGGCTGTTGGACGAGACGAACGAGAACTTCCGGACGACGGTTCACCGCGAGACGGCCGAGGCGTTCGACCTCGACGCGCTCGGGGACGTGGACCTCGTGCTGTTCGGCAACGTGCTGAGCGAAATCGACGACCCCGTCTCCGTGGTGCGGCGGTATCTCGACGCGCTGGCCGACGACGGCGCTATCGTCGCGCTCGCACCCGCCGACCGCAACACGAGCATCGGGCTTCGGGAAGTCGAACGCGCGGTCGAGTCAGAGGCGGGAGCGACGGTGTACTCGCCCGAACTCCGACTGTGGCCGGGGATGACGCCCACCGACCGCGGGTGGTCGTTCGACGTGCGTCTGGACGTGGAACTGCCGGCGTTCCAACGCCGCCTCGACGAGGGCGGCGCAGGCGACGGCACCTTCACCAAGACGTCGGTGCAGTTCTCCTACAGCATCCTCCGAAAAGACGACAGACGGCGCGTCGACCTGCGCGCAGACCGGAGTCGCCACGCGCGGATGGCCGAGATGGAAGCCCACGTCACCGACCGCATCGACCTGCTGGCGGTGAAACTCAGCCACGACCTCGCCGACGACGAGGGGAGAAACCCGGTGTTCAAAATCGGCGACGGCAGTCAGTCGGTCGACCACTACGCGGTGCTCACGAGAGAGTCGGCGCTGAACCGCGAGCTCACCGAGACCGAGTACGGCGCGATACTCGGCTTCGAGAACGTGCTCTGTCTGTGGAACGACGACGAGGGGGCGTACAACCTCGTCGTCGACGCGGAGACGGTCGTGGAACTCGTCGCGCCGTAG
- a CDS encoding DoxX family protein codes for MQSAVAFDGPAAGFAFLVGRVLFGGVLAFNGLNHFLDSDQMVGYAQAKGVPAPGLAVPLTGGMLLFGGIGIALGVLPTLSAGALVVFLLVTTPLMHDFWDAPEGQQQSEMINFLKNVAMLGGALAFLALGAAGAWPYAL; via the coding sequence CTGCAGAGCGCCGTCGCCTTCGACGGCCCCGCGGCGGGGTTCGCGTTCCTCGTCGGTCGCGTGCTCTTCGGGGGCGTGCTCGCGTTCAACGGTCTGAATCACTTCCTCGACAGCGACCAGATGGTCGGCTACGCACAGGCAAAAGGCGTCCCGGCACCGGGACTCGCCGTGCCGTTAACCGGTGGGATGCTGTTGTTCGGCGGCATCGGCATCGCGCTCGGAGTGCTCCCGACGCTTTCGGCGGGCGCGCTCGTCGTGTTTCTGTTGGTGACGACGCCGCTGATGCACGACTTCTGGGACGCCCCCGAAGGCCAGCAGCAGAGTGAGATGATAAACTTCCTGAAGAACGTCGCCATGCTCGGCGGCGCGCTCGCGTTCCTCGCGCTCGGCGCGGCCGGAGCGTGGCCGTACGCGCTCTGA
- a CDS encoding response regulator, producing the protein MDHTVLVVDDDPDIAHGHAARLRDRYRVLTATSGAEALELAFDADAVLLDRRMPGMSGDEVLAALYERENPPQVAMVTAVDPTTDVAEMPFDEYLTKPVRRDDLFAVVESLLARATYDSQLQEFFAVASKVALLETEHDARRLESDSNYRLLKRRLDTLRRQTTDQLEELGSESYAVAIGPGDAS; encoded by the coding sequence ATGGACCACACCGTACTCGTCGTCGACGATGACCCGGACATCGCGCACGGCCACGCCGCGCGCCTGCGAGACCGATATCGCGTGCTGACCGCTACTAGCGGCGCGGAGGCGCTCGAACTCGCCTTCGACGCCGACGCCGTGTTGCTCGACCGCCGGATGCCGGGGATGTCGGGCGACGAGGTGCTCGCCGCGCTGTACGAGCGGGAGAACCCGCCGCAGGTGGCGATGGTCACCGCCGTCGACCCCACCACCGACGTCGCGGAGATGCCGTTCGACGAGTACCTCACCAAACCCGTCCGCCGCGACGACCTCTTCGCGGTCGTCGAGAGCCTGCTGGCCCGCGCGACGTACGACTCGCAGTTGCAGGAGTTCTTCGCCGTCGCCTCGAAAGTCGCGCTGTTGGAGACCGAACACGACGCCCGGCGGCTCGAATCCGACTCGAACTACCGACTGCTGAAGCGTCGCCTCGACACGCTCCGCCGGCAGACGACCGACCAGCTAGAGGAACTGGGCTCCGAAAGTTACGCCGTCGCCATCGGTCCGGGCGACGCCTCGTAG
- a CDS encoding prephenate dehydrogenase/arogenate dehydrogenase family protein, with translation MKLLIVGAGSMGRWVADTLSAEVAFVDTESEAAEAAATAHGGRVVSTDTDERFDAVCLAVPISAVESAVAAYAPNADSAVFDVTGVMAGPLSTLREHAADRERASYHPLFAPENAPGNVAAVVDEGGPTLDAVDEAFAAAGNTVFETTAGEHDGAMKTVQSGAHAAVLAYALAAEDVREEFATPVSAALDDVVDTVTGGTPRVYAEIQETFDGASAVADAAARIADADGEAFERLYREAGRHETADPEDLGRNAGNDGGGDR, from the coding sequence ATGAAACTGCTCATCGTCGGCGCCGGGTCGATGGGTCGATGGGTCGCCGACACGCTCTCGGCGGAGGTGGCGTTCGTCGATACGGAGTCGGAGGCCGCCGAGGCGGCGGCGACGGCCCACGGCGGCCGCGTCGTCTCGACGGACACTGACGAACGCTTCGACGCCGTCTGTCTCGCCGTCCCCATCTCGGCCGTCGAGTCGGCCGTCGCCGCGTACGCGCCGAACGCCGACAGCGCCGTCTTCGACGTAACGGGCGTGATGGCCGGACCGCTGTCGACGCTGCGCGAACACGCCGCCGACCGCGAACGCGCGAGCTATCACCCGCTCTTCGCCCCCGAGAACGCGCCGGGCAACGTCGCCGCCGTCGTCGACGAGGGCGGACCGACGCTCGACGCCGTCGACGAGGCGTTCGCGGCCGCCGGAAACACCGTCTTCGAGACGACCGCCGGCGAGCACGACGGCGCGATGAAGACGGTCCAGTCGGGCGCACACGCCGCGGTGCTCGCCTACGCGCTCGCGGCCGAAGACGTGCGCGAGGAGTTCGCAACCCCCGTCTCCGCCGCGCTGGACGACGTCGTCGACACCGTCACCGGCGGCACCCCGCGCGTGTACGCGGAGATTCAGGAGACGTTCGACGGCGCGTCGGCCGTCGCGGACGCGGCCGCCCGAATTGCCGACGCCGACGGCGAAGCGTTCGAGCGACTGTACCGGGAGGCGGGCCGCCACGAGACCGCAGACCCCGAAGACCTCGGGCGCAACGCCGGCAACGACGGAGGCGGGGACCGATGA
- a CDS encoding winged helix-turn-helix transcriptional regulator codes for MSSKPDTEKPLAVCPVIDSLEQIGSQWRLIVLHDLQDGEKRFNELKRSTDASSRTLSRVLDDLREMGFVDRRLEEDAPVATYYSLTPKGQSLCPVFEEIESWADEWLAADAESPVESPLQR; via the coding sequence ATGTCATCCAAACCCGACACCGAGAAGCCGCTGGCGGTCTGTCCGGTCATCGACTCGCTCGAACAGATCGGTTCACAGTGGCGACTCATCGTGCTGCACGACCTCCAGGACGGCGAAAAGCGGTTCAACGAACTGAAGCGCTCGACGGACGCGAGTTCGCGCACGCTCTCGCGCGTGCTCGACGACCTCCGCGAGATGGGGTTCGTCGACCGGCGACTGGAGGAGGACGCGCCGGTGGCGACGTACTACAGCCTCACGCCGAAGGGACAGTCACTCTGCCCCGTGTTCGAGGAGATCGAGTCGTGGGCTGACGAGTGGCTGGCCGCCGACGCCGAATCGCCGGTCGAGTCGCCGCTGCAGCGGTGA
- a CDS encoding ABC transporter ATP-binding protein, translated as MITVEDLRKEYGGFVAVEGSSFQVDEGEIFGVVGPNGAGKTTTLKMLSGLIEPTAGKATVAGYDAADPEMRASLGFLPEESPLYEDMTPRSYLRFFADLYDVPRTDGVRRSEETLDRLELDHRDRRLGDMSKGMKRKVAIARSLVNDPDVLIYDEPASGLDPLTTNYVLEFTRELAAAGKTVLFSAHNLYHVESVCDRVIIMNRGEIVARGTVAEIRERHGETTYHVFTTVPVDGAEPVETSPVNGTPARYRRVVGEMAAVEAVRSEAEANGGEVADIRTEEPSLEDLFLDIAGGETPTARGES; from the coding sequence GTGATAACAGTCGAGGACCTCAGAAAGGAGTACGGCGGATTCGTCGCCGTGGAGGGGAGTTCGTTTCAGGTCGACGAGGGGGAGATATTCGGCGTCGTCGGGCCGAACGGCGCGGGGAAGACGACGACGCTGAAGATGCTCTCGGGGCTCATCGAACCGACCGCCGGAAAGGCGACGGTGGCGGGATACGACGCCGCCGACCCGGAGATGCGGGCGTCGCTCGGCTTTCTGCCCGAGGAGTCGCCGCTGTACGAGGACATGACGCCGCGGTCGTATCTCCGTTTTTTCGCCGACCTTTACGACGTGCCGCGAACGGACGGAGTTCGCCGGAGCGAGGAGACGCTCGACCGATTGGAACTCGACCACCGCGACCGCCGCCTCGGCGACATGTCGAAGGGGATGAAGCGAAAGGTCGCCATCGCGCGCTCGCTCGTCAACGACCCCGACGTGTTGATTTACGACGAACCGGCCAGCGGTCTCGACCCGCTGACGACGAACTACGTCCTGGAGTTCACGAGGGAACTCGCCGCGGCGGGCAAGACGGTGCTGTTCAGCGCGCACAACCTCTACCACGTCGAGAGCGTCTGCGACCGCGTCATCATCATGAACCGCGGCGAAATCGTCGCCCGCGGCACCGTCGCCGAGATCCGCGAACGCCACGGCGAGACGACCTACCACGTGTTCACGACGGTCCCTGTCGACGGTGCCGAGCCGGTCGAAACGTCGCCCGTAAACGGGACACCGGCGCGGTATCGCCGCGTGGTCGGTGAGATGGCGGCCGTGGAAGCCGTCCGGAGCGAGGCCGAGGCGAACGGCGGCGAGGTGGCCGACATCCGCACAGAGGAACCGAGCCTCGAAGACCTCTTTCTCGACATCGCCGGCGGGGAGACACCGACTGCCCGGGGTGAGTCGTGA